From the genome of Liolophura sinensis isolate JHLJ2023 chromosome 5, CUHK_Ljap_v2, whole genome shotgun sequence:
TATGAATGTTTCCTGATTAGATTCCTCACATACCTACAAGGGCGCCCAGGGTAAAAGGAGTCAGTTTCTGGAACATAATGGAATTGCTGGGACGATTTCCCTCGAAGACTTTGTGTGGTAAGATATGAGCAATCTGGTCTGGACTCATCCCAGAGCTTTTCAGTTCCTCTTCTGCCTCAGCAACAGTCTTCCCTTTCATCAATGCCTCGGTCTGGGCCAGGAAGTTAGCAGCCAAAATCTGATAAGACAGGGATAGATTAAATGTATTTGTGGATTTCTATGACACACCTTAACTGCTACATTGTAGATTGGATAATTTCACAGAATGTACGCTTCAAATGTTGGAGcctaatataataataatttttaatatcCGTAAACAATTTaacttttatatgtttatttatttatttcattgctgtttattgtcattctcaagaattttcatttataaaatgaatgaatgattatggcttaacactaCTTTGGCAATTATCCAGCCATATCGTGATGAGTTTTTGGTGAAAGGATGGTGGCCAGGTAAATGGATGGAGGAAACGTAAGTGCTGGAAAAAAACCACCAGCCTGTAAGGTTCCTGACAAATTAGATTTTTTGGACTTCAAGCCACAGCCAAAGCAGCAAGAGtaggatttgaacatgcaaaaCTGATTGGCCTTACTGTAACCACCTGAATTAGTGATGACCCTTAAACCCGCAAAGTACATTATCAAAGTGAAGAAAGATGTCCATAAATAAACTTGACACCACAACTGCAGTCAAAGTCACCACAGAGTTATACTGACAAGTTCCCTCATACAATGCAATGTCAAAACCTTGTCATTGTGATACCTGTCACGTCTGACCCTTATCACTGCTAATTTAtaaaggaaaaagaaacatcACCATACAGGACATTTCATGCTGTGATATCACTGTCACTTCCAGATTTACTTAACATttacttggttggtgtttacCTGATTTCTGCGAGTCTGATCTGTACACTCACTTTCAAAATCCAACAAAGTTAAGAAGGTAtaccagtttacatgtacaaaaggaGCATGTTCAGGCTGTTTCCACACATTCTACACTGTGTGTTCAAAATTcataccatttacatgtataccatgaaATGCACGAAATGCCAGTCTAGTTCTGTGAGGAGAAATTCTGCATTTTCTCATTACCTCATGATGGAGACCTCCCTGAATGGGGTTATGGGTTTCCACGGGGATGAAGAAATCAGCAGGAACCAACCGTGTACCTGTCAATCATAACACGATATTAGGACACTATCTGTGTATCTTTGAAATGTGAAACCCAAGAGTGGGAAACTCTCAAATATGCCTACATATTCACCGTGTGGAAAGCTGTCCGAACTTGGGACCAAtttcacaaatgaataaatggttaTGGCTAAACGCCACATCGTCAATCTTCCAGCTATATAGTGGCGatgtttcacaaagatgtcgtaaaTCTAGGATAACTGCATACATAGGACAAGGGTACAGTAACAGTGAAGTCCCAAATATTGTACAATGAAAAGACTGTTGTATGCTGCTTTTTGAATCTGGGCCCAGAGTACCCATTTCCTTAACTGTTCCTAGATGTATGTGGCCATGCAGAAACTTTGATCTAATTTAGTGTTTCTGtgaacaaatcaatcaaaaggAATTACATACTCCACACTCTCCCTATTATGGTTGTGATGCAGTTATAAATTGTTATGTAATTACCCTAACATTACTGTTGGAAgatgttttttgtatttaattctgACAATGTCTACTTTGTCTATGGAGATAACGAGGAACATAAAGTCACCGAAAACAAGACAGTCCAAGCAATGaactcatttgttttattttattcttttttgtaaTAATCCACAGTTTTAACATAACCCACCTAAAACAAGTCAGTCAAAGCAGGGAAGTctttttgcgtttttttttttttttgtaataagcCACAGGTTTAACATAACAAAACCTGTAGTGTGACCTACCTTGATGGATGAGCTGGTAGAAAGCATGCTGGCCGTTGGTGCCAGGCTCCCCCCACACTATAGGCCCTGTACTGTAGTTCACACGCAGTCCGCTCCTCGTAACATACTTCCCATTACTTTCCATGTCCCCTTGTTGGAAGTAGGCTGCAAATCTGTGCATATACTGGTGTAAACACAGAGCACAGACCGGTAAGAGGGGAAACATTTTGAGGGAGCAGCTCAGCCCTAAACACTCCTAGATCTGTGAGTGGAAGaatctgtttattttccttTGTATGATGCTAATATCTTTTTTATGTATATGAAACAAAAGTGTTTTGCTTCAAATATGCATATATTGTTTCAATGGCATTTATTTAATAGGCATCCACCAAAAGAGTTACACATTGATACATGCTCATGGGTGTCTATATATTAGATTAAGGAAAGTAGAATGCTGTCATGTTGATTTTACTCCAATCTACAAGTATATTGTTAGGTCCTCTATTCAACATAGATGCAatgcaaaaacataaaaatatattttgacaggAGAAAACAGAAAGTAAGGAACACTGATGTGGATGTATGTCTGTAGGTCAGTTTTCTTCACTACTGTTCACACTTGGTGGGTGTTTTACTAGCAAAAGAATACATAGTGCTGAGTATTTACAAAAAACTATAGAAAATAGGCAATGCTGACCTCGCACATCTTTGGCTTTCACATGCATGCACTTTCCTTTGCTAGTGTATGAATGATATATGTCACTCACTTAGCAGATATAAATTATTTCAATGGCCATGCACACAAGTCTGAAATACCATTTAAAATTGCAGTACAGCTTGGTGTGAATGGACTTCACATAGTATATGAAACTGCAAATATTACCAGGAATAAACCAGTCTATGCTACATTTACAGATTTAATGCTGTAGTCTGTACACAACAAGCAAATATTATATCTCTTTTGTCATGAGACAATAATCCAAGTTTATACCCACCTGGTCATAAGGCAACAAAGCATGGGTTTCCGCCTTGAAGAAGTTGCTGTACCATATACCCACAACAGCCAGGATGACCGGCAGCTGAGTGTAGAACAGAACACAATTCAGAAACAGAACACAGCCAATAATGTATAATAACCATTGGATATATACCCATatgacacatatacacacaaagaATTTGTTCTTATCAAGATACACATTCTGGTAGGTTAGGTTTACATCTGTTTTGTTACTTACAACATCATGGATTTACTCTCAAACAAACacagttatttaaaaaattaattaatcatttaaatagttttcttctgttaacaTTAGTTTTTACTAAACTGGTTTTACTTTTGAATTAGTGGTTTTATGCCCTATGCAAGAATACTTTaattataccacggcagcctgcattattgtgggaggaaactgggtagaccccacagggaacccacgaccatttccATGTTATTaacagaccatcccacgtacagcctaagaggaagcaagcatgaggtggacttgaactcacagtgactagCTGGATTGGTGCGAGTGTGCTGCActaacatgctaaccactaggcctcATATTACTTAATACACTTACATTTTTCTCAAGAGGGGCCTGACAGAAATGCTGATCCATGAAATGACCACCAGCCAAGAGATCTTCAAAGTTATCCATACCTGTGACAGAGGTGAGGACAGAATGTGTGTATATGGCATTTTAGTTCATAAATCCCTTGGCGTTTTCAAAGAGCCATGAAAGAGCCAGAATGGCCCATACAGCTATGTTCTACATCGGGATATTGGTACCTATATCGGACAGAATGAAGTTTTTGCCCATAGAagcacatggacatgtacagtttattaCCTCCCTGCTGCTAACTGACACCTGAAAAAAGCAAGCACGACATCTTTAGATTTCCGACTGAATGGGCcacaaaattataattaaaaaaaatcaggaaaCTGGGAGTTCCTCTGACACAAAACTGCAACAAAGCCAGTACGAGTTGGATTCCAACAGGTGACCTAATTGGTCACAGGAGAACTGTCCAGCGAGAAAACCCATTTCCCATTTACCAGGACAGTGAGACTCTCAAAGCTCTCTTGGTCTCaaaccatttaaaaaaaaaaaaaaatgacagggtcatggtatgtacataaatatgtacatatgcatccATCATTTAGCTTGCTCCTCCAAAACGTTTACATGTGCAGCAATTTTGTGCACCAAAAACGGCCCCTGAGAGATGAAAAATTAGACCAGGAATAGATAAATACTCACCAATGAAAAGAGCAATAGAGAGACCAATAGCAGACCATAAGGAATATCTTCCTCCCACCCACTGCAAAAAGAGGACAGTCATATGATGgatatgtacgtacatgtatacttcacaGCTTGGACTACAATTAGCCGATATCAAGTCCAAAATTAAGAGAAAAATGCAAGTATCAAATTAATACCTTGTGAGATATGTAGTATAGCTTTTATTGACAAATTCTGTTTGTTTAAAGCATTGTGCCATTTCATCTTAAAAGTTTAATTACACTTCACACTGCAATCTACAAGTACTAATCGCATGAAAAAGAAATTCCACACCTTGCATTTGGTGAACTTTTTTTGTCTTCAAGGTGAATATCAAGTAAGTGTGACTATGGATGATTGTAGGTATAAATATGTTACTCACATCCCAAAATTCAAACATGTTCTTCTCATCAATACCGAAATCTTTAACTTTGGGCTGAATACATAAAACTCCACTAGTTAATAAATGCATGATAAACAAATTGCActagtatgtgcatgtacatgtgttgaaaGTGCAACATGACTGTATCATTACAATTCTGTAGTTCTGTAATACATAGGTTACTTCCCGTTTCAAGGAATTACCTCCACCTGACAGTAagtgtttcatttcattcaaaatAGTTAACCTTACAAGAAATTTCACAAGAGGATCAGTCATAGTTAATCACTGTGGTTAATTACATTCCATCACACTGTTACTTCCAAATGCCAACAGCACTGGATAATAGAACTGATGCTTACTgtcaagggaagtaacctaCGTATTACAAAAAATAACCCATAAATACGGGAGTGCAACATAGCCCATTGGTAAGATGCAGAACACTGAGTGATTGTCAATGACATTCTCATTCAATGTCAGCATTGGGCAGGGAATTTCAAAGACCTAACCCACTACAGAGAGGAAAGCTGACTAAATTTTTAGAATTAATGAGAAAGAATTCACACCATTTTTCAAACAGGCCTGCTATgtacaataaatataaatgtgtaattCTGCATGTCACATTTAGGAAAGCTCACTGGTAGCCTGCTATAGGCTGGTAGTGTACCCAAGGCACTAGAGTTTGCTCTGCCAATAGAAACTGACTTCTGTAAAAGTGAATAATTCTACAGTATGGcaacaatctaataaataaataccaataaCAGCAAATACACAAAGCAAACTTACACCATTGGTAGACAGGGCAACAAAGTGTTTGGCCACAGCTGCTGGCTGGGATGAAAAATGGCAGATGAAGGAGTTTTGTTACCAGCATATCACATAACGCATTTATCAAGATATTAAATACACCATAACTATCAAAATATATCTTCTTTAAAGTGAAGATGGCAAATCTTAGACTACAAGAGACTCATTGCATAAATCAATcaggttaaatttattttcatcagggataaaaatacagaaagaaTATGAGAAACCTGTAAGGAATGTATCTACATCATGGACTTATCACATTATCCTTTACTGTAGTGAGTTCAAGACAAAATATTTAGTGAAAATGCTATTTACCAAAAGCATCAAATATTATGAAACCTCACTCACATCTTTAGCTTTGTCTAAGAACCAGGCTTTAGCAGATGTAGCATTCGTGATTGTTTCCTGAGTTGTAAatgtctgaaagaaaaaagtcagAACAAGTTTGAACAGTAAAAACGTTGGTTTCAGGTCTCGACAACAAATTCTCATATGGAATTTCTTCAcattaagaaatatattttgatatttgtggaaatttttgttgaaaactcTTGTATGTTTCAGTGAATCATTGTCTTTAATATATTGAAACTAGAtgttaacgaaaaaaaaaaaaagcacatcaAACCTGAGAAGCCCATCTACTATCCAATATGGCTTCCTGTAGTAAGGTTACATACAGAACTTTAGTCTTTGTTAGACTTTTCGGgagaaaatattcataaaaaagCAGACCAAAAGTAGGTTTTTATGATAGTATGACAAGGATTTCTAGAAGAGAAAACTATAAAATTTATATCTACATAGGATACAAAACAACCTGATGCCAAAAAGTGAAGTTCTATATAGTCCTTGTGTGGTccatttcattttgtaaatgacttTTCCGAGGACAACACATGAATAGAACATTTCTTAGATTACTCTTACCTTAGAAGCAATGATGAAAAGAGTGGTCTCCGGGTTCAGTTTCATCAACGTCTTTGCCAAGTGTGAGCCATCAATATTAgagacaaaatgaacattagGACCCTTCCTGTAGGGCTGGAGAGACTCTGTCACCATCAGAGGGCCCTGgtataaacaaaacagatacaGATGCCTAGCAATTTAGTAAAAATTCTAAATATTTACAGCCTTATTCCTTTGTTGAACTCAGAAATAGAAAATCCTaatgaattattcatttatatgaaggTGGTAGATTTTTTTGTGTCCCTGAAAATTCGAATTATTTTACACACTAATCATGCCAATGGTAGACTTAGAATTTCTAGCTCCAAAATACAAGAAACatgacaacaaaacaacagacCCTTGcagaaatgttaaacatttactGAGTAAATTCTTAGTTCACACATGAAAGATCTTTCaagtaaatgacataaaattttgcccaaaagAATGCAATTTTAGACGgaaacaaatgtcaaaatattactGCAATGTTGGTGCtggaatttacattttcccagtaagatatcattctaccttccaaacaagccTCAAAATACCTTTTTATGACCAAAAAATCCCTCAAAATCAGGCAAGATGTACACCTTTGTATTGAGTgaattatatgtaattttactGTATGTAAACACGTCACATTTTTATAAAACTTCTAAAGCTGTCTTGTGCAGAAATCTGGTCCCTTACCAGATCTGAACCTCCTATACCAATGTTGACCACATCTGTGATGGACTGACCGGTGTAGCCCTTCCAACTGCCCCCTATCACAGACTCTGTGAACTCTCTCATATGCTCCAGGACACGGTTTACATCAGGCATCACCTGTAATCATAATGTCAGTCTGATGAATCCATGACTTCTCAGCAATCAGCACTCTCAATTTTTCAGATGACTACAAATTGTGTAGTTGTATCCTGTAGTTTTTCAGATAACCTGAGTGTACATAGATCTGGTCTAAGGCTGTAAACAGATTGTCCATCAACACATTCTAAAATTAAAGGTGGATCATGGCACAAACTGGCCACAAGACTAAACTCAAGGGAGGCAACTTTCAGGTAGACTTCTACATACTTAATTTTATAATATGTTTTCAAGCTGCTATTGATAGTTTTTCCCTAAAAGTTTACCTTTAACTCACCTACATCAGTTATACAGATCAAAATAACcaattttcataaatattacaaatattatcaATATTTGATATCAAACACATCTTCTgcatttaccaaaaaaaaaaaaaacttaccctttcagtaaatatcagactcatatCTCCACtatttattgtgttaaaatgatttaaaagtttaaaaagtcaTAATGCAACCTGCTTTACAAATTTTAGCAACTGTAACATGTGCACAGATGAGATTGATAATTTGTGAAGGCTAATTATTTGACTGGATTTGCATTGACATTATTTTCTCCCAAAATCCTCTGGTACAGCTTCTTTAAAAGTATCATACAACTTCAACTTCAGCAAGGTTATACAAATGCCTGATATTTAAACATACAGTTTGTGAAATTCAATTTTTCTGGAATGAAAAAGACACATTACTTACATCTTTTCCATTCACATTAATGGGTGTGTTAGACCTGTTGCGCAGAGCCACGTGTAACACAGCACGgttttctgtgaaattaattTTCTCTCCAGAAAACATTGCATCTCTCATCTGCTCAACTTGCCTGTCTTTGGcctatataagtgaaaagaatgcagaacaaagcaaaaataaaacattgtacCATGTAAAGCTAGTTGTCACACCATTCAGCATGCCAGATGAATGCTAATATTTCACAATAGCCTAATTAAAGACAAGGCTCTCAGACAGaggaaa
Proteins encoded in this window:
- the LOC135465420 gene encoding glucose-6-phosphate isomerase-like, with the translated sequence MTSCGIAKSQTLKTKDGDLLLDYSKNLIDEEVFKRLLQLAKDRQVEQMRDAMFSGEKINFTENRAVLHVALRNRSNTPINVNGKDVMPDVNRVLEHMREFTESVIGGSWKGYTGQSITDVVNIGIGGSDLGPLMVTESLQPYRKGPNVHFVSNIDGSHLAKTLMKLNPETTLFIIASKTFTTQETITNATSAKAWFLDKAKDPAAVAKHFVALSTNGPKVKDFGIDEKNMFEFWDWVGGRYSLWSAIGLSIALFIGMDNFEDLLAGGHFMDQHFCQAPLEKNLPVILAVVGIWYSNFFKAETHALLPYDQYMHRFAAYFQQGDMESNGKYVTRSGLRVNYSTGPIVWGEPGTNGQHAFYQLIHQGTRLVPADFFIPVETHNPIQGGLHHEILAANFLAQTEALMKGKTVAEAEEELKSSGMSPDQIAHILPHKVFEGNRPSNSIMFQKLTPFTLGALVVMYEHKIFTQGTIWDINSYDQWGVELGKQLAKVIQPELKGKDPVNSHDASTNGLINFFKSHKK